One Microcebus murinus isolate Inina chromosome 7, M.murinus_Inina_mat1.0, whole genome shotgun sequence genomic region harbors:
- the ALDH1A3 gene encoding retinaldehyde dehydrogenase 3: protein MATTNGAVENGQPDKKLPALPRPIRNLEVKFTKIFINNEWHESKSGKKFATYNPSTLEKICDVEEGDKPDVDKAVEAAQAAFQRGSAWRQLDALSRGRLLHQLADLVERDRTTLATLETMDTGKPFLHAFFIDLEGCIKTLRYFAGWADKIQGKTIPTDDNVVCFTRHEPIGVCGAITPWNFPLLMLVWKLAPALCCGNTVVLKPAEQTPLTALHLGSLIKEVGFPPGVVNIVPGFGPTVGAAISSHPQIHKIAFTGSTEVGKLVKEAASRSNLKRVTLELGGKNPCIVCADADLDLAVECAHQGVFFNQGQCCTAASRVFVEEQIYAEFVRRSVEYAKKRPVGDPFDVRTEQGPQIDQKQFDKILELIESGKKEGAKLECGGSAMEDRGLFITPTVFSEVTDNMRIAKEEIFGPVQPILKFKNIEEVIRRANSTDYGLTAAVFTKNLDKALKLASALESGTVWINCYNAIYAQAPFGGFKMSGNGRELGEYALAEYTEVKTVTIKLGDKNP from the exons ATATTTATCAACAACGAATGGCATGAATCCAAGAGTGGAAAAAAGTTTGCCACATATAACCCTTCAACTCTAGAGAAAATATGTGATGTGGAAGAAGGAGATAAG CCCGACGTGGACAAGGCCGTGGAGGCCGCGCAGGCCGCCTTCCAGAGGGGCTCCGCCTGGCGCCAGCTGGATGCCCTGAGCCGTGGCCGCCTGCTGCACCAACTGGCCGACCTCGTTGAGAGGGACCGCACCACCCTGGCC ACCCTGGAGACAATGGACACGGGGAAGCCATTCCTTCACGCCTTCTTCATTGACCTAGAGGGCTGTATTAAAACCCTCAGATACTTTGCCGGTTGGGCAGACAAAATCCAGGGCAAGACCATCCCCACAG ATGACAACGTTGTGTGCTTCACCAGGCACGAACCCATCGGCGTGTGCGGGGCCATCACTCCA TGGAACTTCCCCCTGCTGATGCTCGTGTGGAAGCTGGCGCCCGCGCTCTGCTGTGGCAACACGGTGGTCCTGAAGCCGGCCGAGCAGACGCCCCTCACCGCCCTGCACCTTGGCTCGCTGATCAAAGAG GTTGGGTTCCCTCCGGGAGTAGTGAACATCGTGCCGGGGTTTGGGCCCACAGTGGGGGCGGCAATCTCCTCCCACCCTCAGATCCACAAGATCGCCTTCACCGGCTCCACGGAG GTGGGAAAGCTGGTTAAAGAAGCCGCCTCCCGGAGCAACCTGAAGAGGGTGACGCTGGAGCTGGGGGGGAAGAACCCGTGCATCGTGTGTGCCGACGCCGACC TGGACTTGGCAGTGGAGTGTGCCCATCAGGGAGTGTTCTTCAACCAAGGCCAGTGCTGCACAGCCGCCTCCCGGGTGTTCGTGGAGGAGCAGATCTACGCCGAGTTTGTCAGGCGGAGCGTGGAGTATGCCAAGAAAAGGCCCGTGGGAGACCCCTTTGATGTCAGGACCGAACAGGGACCCCAG ATTGATCAAAAGCAGTTCGACAAAATCCTAGAGCTGATTGAGAGTGGGAAGAAGGAGGGGGCCAAGCTGGAATGTGGGGGCTCGGCCATGGAAGACAGGGGGCTCTTCATCACACCCACTGTCTTCTCAGAAGTGACGGACAACATGCGAATTGCCAAAGAGGAG ATTTTTGGACCAGTGCAACCAATACTGAAGttcaaaaatattgaagaagTGATCAGAAGAGCAAATAGCACTGACTATGGACTCACAGCAGCTGTGTTCACTAAAAACCTCGACAAAGCCCTGAAGTTGGCTTCTGCATTGGAGTCTGGCACAGTCTg GATCAACTGCTACAACGCCATCTACGCACAGGCTCCATTTGGTGGCTTTAAAATGTCAGGAAATGGCAGAGAACT AGGTGAATATGCTTTGGCCGAATACACAGAAGTGAAAACTGTCACCATCAAACTCGGCGACAAGAACCCCTGA